In one window of Cynocephalus volans isolate mCynVol1 chromosome 6, mCynVol1.pri, whole genome shotgun sequence DNA:
- the MEFV gene encoding pyrin, with the protein MAKTPSDHLLFTLEELVPYDFEKFKFKLQNTTLVKEQSRIPRGKLQTARPVKLATLLVTHYGEEYAVWLTLQVLRAINQRLLAEELQRATGQEYPTQESGTDISAESCSSGENKPKSLKIPAGPEGDEQRLSGDGAVSLLSSQPEAGRGPLKKSQDKRREQKGPEGLDAQGKPWARRSPVPGKPLGDIKASAGLRRNASSAGRLQGLSSGALGRRESKKYEVYLPSGKKRPRSLEFTISSEEREPPDPETLLTQEEMRTVNLDSAATPRGDDTLDVGAAGALEKGFRNPEHSVVPEGRTFRNTLSNASLDGEEKSTALWEENGVGGPETPETLREMAGGVLHKSLNPEVPSSSGRPQDKAACSFCHVQGGDPVGSTCVHNSCSCPVASEDPSASGSPLLSCPRCQGSLTRKSCGSLSPQPLPQCKRHMKQVQLLFCEDHGEPICLICRLSQEHQGHWVHPIEEAALEYKEQIEKQLEHLKKLRISGEEQRLQGDEKMANFLKQTEMQRQKIRCQLEQLCQFLEQQEKLFVAWLEQLDQTISKVRETYGTQVSRDITLLDELIGELEAKQHQSDWELLQDIGATLHRAKMVTIPELWTTPPELKEKIHLLYQKSEFVEKSMKHFSETLRSEIETFSVPELISAQAHAVNVILDTETAHPNLIFSDDLKSVRLGNRWDRLPDSPERFDSCVIALGLPSFLSGRHYWEVEVGDKTGWVLGVCKASTSRKGNMTLSPENGYWVVMMTKRNEYQASTLPPTRVRMREPPSRVGIFLDYKAGDISFYNVTARSHIYTFSSFSASGPLQPIFSPGTHDGGKNTGPLIICAVGGQGPP; encoded by the exons ATGGCCAAGACCCCAAGTGACCATCTGCTGTTTACCCTGGAGGAGCTGGTGCCCTACGACTTTGAGAAGTTCAAGTTCAAGCTGCAGAATACCACCCTGGTGAAGGAGCAGTCGCGGATCCCCCGAGGCAAACTCCAGACAGCCAGGCCGGTGAAGTTGGCCACTCTGTTGGTCACCCATTACGGGGAGGAGTATGCCGTGTGGCTGACTCTACAGGTCCTGCGGGCCATCAACCAACGCCTCCTGGCAGAGGAGCTCCAAAGGGCGACTGGCCAGG AATATCCCACACAAGAAAGTGGCACAGACATTTCTGCAGAGTCGTGTTCCTCCGGGGAGAATAAACCCAAGAGCCTGAAGATACCAGCTGGCCCAGAAGGTGATGAGCAGCGGCTGAGTGGAGATGGGGCGGTCAGCCTACTGTCCAGTCAGCCTGAGGCTGGGCGGGGGCCCCTGAAGAAGTCTCAGGACAAGCGGAGAGAGCAGAAAGGCCCCGAGGGCCTGGATGCACAAGGCAAGCCATGGGCCAGGAGAAGCCCAGTCCCTGGCAAGCCGCTGGGGGACATTAAGGCAAGTGCCGGGCTCCGCAGGAATGCCAGCTCTGCAGGAAGGCTTCAGGGGCTCTCCAGTGGGGCCCTGGGACGGAGGGAATCCAAAAAATATGAAGTGTACTTACCTTCAGGAAAGAAGAGACCCAGAAGTCTTGAATTTACCATTTCCTCAGAAGAGAGAGAACCTCCAGACCCAGAAACTCTTCTGACTCAAGAGGAAATGAGAACTGTGAATCTAGACTCAGCAGCCACTCCCAGGGGAGACGACACTCTGGATGTAGGGGCTGCTGGGGCTCTGGAGAAAGGTTTCAGGAACCCAGAACATTCTGTGGTCCCAGAGGGGAGAACATTCAGGAACACACTTTCCAATGCATCTTTGGATGGAGAGGAGAAATCCACTGCACTctgggaggaaaatggagttggGGGTCCAGAGACCCCTGAGACCTTGCGGGAGATGGCAGGTGGTGTGCTCCACAAGTCTTTGAATCCAGAAGTCCCTTCCTCTTCAG GGAGGCCACAGGACAAGGCTGCATGTTCCTTTTGCCACGTTCAGGGAGGAGACCCGGTTGGAAGTACCTGCGTGCACAATTCCTGCAGCTGCCCCGTTGCTTCTGAAGACCCCAGTGCCTCAGGCAGTCCCTTGCTCAGCTGCCCCCGGTGCCAGGGCTCGCTCACGAGGAAGAGCTGCGGAAGCCTAAGCCCCCAGCCCTTGCCTCAGTGTAAGCGCCACATGAAGCAGGTCCAGCTGCTCTTCTGTGAAGACCACGGGGAGCCCATCTGCCTCATCTGCAGGCTGAGTCAGGAGCACCAAGGTCACTGGGTGCACCCCATTGAGGAGGCTGCCTTGGAATACAAG GAGCAAATTGAGAAGCAGCTGGAGCATCTGAAGAAGCTGAGAATATCTGGGGAGGAGCAGAGATTACAGGGTGATGAGAAGATGGCAAACTTCCTG AAACAAACTGAAATGCAGAGGCAAAAGATTCGTTGTCAGCTGGAGCAGCTGTGTCAGTTTCTGGAGCAGCAGGAGAAGCTCTTTGTGGcctggctggagcagctggaCCAGACCATCAGCAAGGTCAGGGAGACATATGGCACCCAAGTGTCCCGGGACATCACCCTTCTTGACGAGCTGATTGGGGAGCTGGAAGCCAAGCAGCACCAGTCGGATTGGGAGCTCCTGCAG GACATTGGAGCCACCTTGCACAG GGCCAAGATGGTGACTATCCCTGAGCTGTGGACCACCCCTccagagttaaaagaaaagatCCACCTGCTCTACCAGAAATCAGAGTTTGTGGAGAAGAGCATGAAGCACTTCTCGG AAACACTGCGTTCAGAAATAGAAACTTTCAGCG TTCCAGAATTGATTAGCGCTCAGGCACATGCTG TTAATGTGATTCTGGATACAGAAACTGCCCATCCCAACCTCATCTTCTCTGATGACCTGAAGAGTGTGAGACTTGGAAACAGGTGGGACCGGCTGCCTGATAGCCCAGAAAGATTTGATAGCTGCGTCATTGCCCTGGGCTTGCCAAGCTTCCTCTCTGGCCGCCATTactgggaggtggaggtgggagacAAGACAGGGTGGGTCCTGGGAGTCTGCAAGGCATCCACGAGCAGGAAGGGGAACATGACTCTGTCGCCAGAGAATGGATACTGGGTGGTGATGATGACGAAGCGAAACGAGTATCAGGCATCCACCTTGCCCCCAACCCGCGTGCGAATGAGGGAGCCCCCCAGCCGTGTGGGCATCTTCCTGGACTATAAGGCTGGAGACATTTCCTTTTACAACGTGACAGCTAGATCCCACATCTACACCTTCTCCAGCTTCTCTGCCTCTGGGCCCCTTCAGCCTATCTTCAGCCCTGGGACACACGATGGCGGGAAGAACACAGGTCCTCTGATCATCTGTGCAGTGGGTGGCCAGGGGCCTCCCTGA